The sequence AACGAGCAATCAGAAAGTAACTGAGCCGTGATGCTGAAAACCAACTATAGATGAGCCCGGTTGGATATAATCTAGAATATCCCCCAGAAACTTTATTCGCCGACTCCATTGTTCAGTATAATCAATAGAATAGCCTTGTGTGGATCTATCAACTTGAAATCTAAGCAGGTTCAGATACCTTCCTGACATCAGCAATGATTTAAGTGCATTCGAGGCTCAAGTTGACATTACTCTGCCAAACTGTACTACTGACGAATTGACGGATGTAAAGACAAAATCCTTATTCGTAACCTGCTTGCTCGTAATGCTCAGATGTAACCTGCATACTATCCAGCCAAAGTATATCTATCTGACAGAACATGAATAAAATGACTGACTTGCCAGTTATGAAAGAATTCAGGTCTGCCTGGATCCTGGGTTATAAATACAGTTAAGCACAAAACTTTCTTATTTCATTTTACAAATTTACATTTCCTTTTTACTGCTATAAAGTGTGTTCAATTGTTGAACGCAGTAATCAGATGATTAGCGACGAATACCGATACAAAATATTAAAACTGATTGAAGCCAATCCGGAAATCAGTCAACGCCAGATCGCTAAAGCGTTGGGTATTAGCCTGGGCAAAACCAATTATTGCCTGAAAGCATTAATGGAAAAAGGGCTGTTGAAAGTGAAGAACTTTCATAACAGCCAAAATAAAATGGCTTACCTGTACAAACTCACTCCCAGTGGCATAGAAGAAAAAGCGAATGTTACCAGCCGGTTTCTTAAAGCAAAAATACGGGAGTATGAAATATTGAAAATTGAGATAGAAACTCTTAAAGAAGAGTCTATAAACAGCTTAATAAAATGAGCACAATCACATTACACAATTAATTAAGAATAATAAGAAAAAATGAATCATCAACCAAATATTTTAGTGGTTATCCCTGCTAGAGGCGGATCAAAAGGAATTCCTCGTAAAAACTTGCGATCACTTGCCGGGCGACCTCTGATTTTTTACTCAATCAGAAATGCGTTAGCATCAAGTTTTTTGGTTGATGTTTATGTTTCGAGTGAAGACGAAGAAATTTTATCCATATCAGAAAAATTTGGTGCGAAAGTTTTAAAGCGTAATGATGAAGACGCACAAGACGTTGTAACGCTTGATCCAGTAATATTCAAAGCATATAAACAAGCTGAAGCTATTGAAAAAAAGCAATACGATATTATCGTAACGTTGCAGCCCACGTCCCCGTTATTGTCAGCGAAATCACTCGATGAAGCCCTTTCTAAACTAATTAACACTCCTGAGATTGATACGATAATTTCCGCGGTTAATGACACGCACTTGACGTGGAAAATTGAGAACAATGCGTATAAACCTAATTATCTCAAAAGAGTTAACAGACAAGAGCTGAGCCCGTTGTTTAAGGAGACGGGAGGCTTTCTTATCACAAGGGCAAAGAATATTTCTCAGAGTAGCCGTATTGGTGAGCATGTTGATTTATCACTCCTTTCAGATAAGGAGTCTATTGATATTGATAGTTATGCTGACTGGGGATTATGTGAATATTATCTCAAGAGAAAAAAACTGCTCTTTGTAGTTTCAGGTCACATGAAAATTGGCTTAGGCCATGTTTATAACACCTTATTATTAGCCAATGATATTGTCGAACATGAGGTGCTGTTCTTAGTCGACGATGAGTCGCAATTGGCGTTCGATAAAATTAGCTCCAAGAATTATCCCGTTGTTATGCAGGTTGAGAGTGACATAGTCGAAGACATTAAAAAACTCAATCCAGATGTTGTCATCAATGACCGTCTTGATAGCAGTCATGATTATATGAAAGCGCTTAAAGCGTTAGGCATTAAGACAATTAACTTTGAAGACTTAGGTGATGGAGCACAGCTTGCAGATTTAGTGATTAATGCTATTTATCCGGAACGAGAGATATTACCCAAGCATTTTTTTGGACATAAATATTTCATTTTGCGAGATGAGTTTATTCTGACCCCAAAACGGAAAGTGTCTGAGTATGTCAAAAAAGTATTACTGACTTTTGGTGGCGTTGACCCGAATAATTACACGTCTAAGGTCATTCAAGCTATTCAGCCATACTGTCGGAAAATGAATATCGAAATAACGGTTGTTGCCGGATTTGGCTATTCAGACTATGAATCGCTCGAAGCATTTAAAGATATTCAAATCATTAGAAACACGATGAATATCGCAGAGCTTATGCAAGATGCAGACATTATTTTTACCTCAGCCGGTCGCACTACCTATGAGGTGGCTGCAATGCAAGTTCCGACTATTGTCATGGCTCAGAATGAGCGAGAGCTGACACATTTATTCGCGAATGCCGAGCATGGTTTTATAAATCTTGGTTTAGGCACGGAGGTTGGAAATGAAAAAATTACAGAGGCTTTTTCAAGTTTGGTAGAAAATTATTCCTCACGTCAATATATGAGCAAACTCATGGCGAAAGCAGATCTGACTGCTGGGCGTCAACGAGTTCTTAAATTAGTCCATCAAATTGTGGAGCATGCATGAATATTCTAGAAGTTTTTCGTTCCGTTGATCCTCACGCTCCTCAACTACATCCCCCCTATGTGATTGCCGAAGCTGGCGTGAATCACGAAGGTAGTATGGATATTGCTAAACGCCTGGTAGATGAGGCAAAAGAGGGTGGCGCTGATGCGATTAAGTTTCAGACCTATAAAGCCGATACTCTTGCATCTAAACATTCACCAGCATATTGGGATACATCAAAAGAACCTACCTTGTCCCAGCATGAGCTTTTTTCAAAACACGATAAATTTTGGAAAAAGGAAATGGTAGAGCTCAAAAAGTATTGTGATACTGCTGATATTGAGTTTATGAGCACACCATTTGATATTGAGTCGGCTGATTTCTTAAATGATCTGATGAGTGTTTATAAAATTTCATCATCCGATATTACAAACAAACCATTCATTGAATATATAAGCAAATTCAACAAGCCAATTATTTTATCTACAGGTGCAAGCCATCTATGGGAAATACAAGAGGCAGTCAGTTGGATTGAAATGAATGGTAATCCTCTTGCTTTGTTACATTGTGTTTTAAATTATCCAACACCTGATGAAAATGCTAATTTGGGAATGATTTTAGGTCTTAAACATGCGTTTCCGGATAAATTAATCGGCTACTCTGATCATACTTTACCCAAAGGTATGAAAGTCTGTGAAATGGCGACTTTACTGGGTAGTGTGATAATCGAAAAGCATTTTACACATGATAAAACCCTGCCTGGTAATGATCACTATCATGCGATGGACAAGAATGACTTAATGTTATTTCGAAAAAATTTAGAGCTTGTTTTTAATGTTGTTGGTGAGTTTAGAGTCAAAGCGCTAAGTGAAGAAGAGAGTGCCCGCCATAACGCACGTCGCAGTCTCGTTGCTACACGTGAAATTCCTGCTGGCAAGACCATTGAGAAAGCAGATCTGACGTTTAAACGTCCAGCCCATGGTATTAGCCCTAGGCTAATTAATGAGGTGATTGGAAAAACGGCTAAACGAAATATAAATGAAGATACTGTATTGACTTGGGGTCTCTTTGATGAATGTTAGAGAAATCGCAGGTATAACAATTGGCCTTACAGGCAATGGAAAAACTTTTGATGAAGTCTCAGAGCATTTAGACTTCATACCAACGACTACTGCCTCTCAAGTAGATATCATGTTGGAAATATCAAGCAATGATATCTTTCATGAGTACCTCCCAGAAGTGAATTCAGCTAAAGGTTTGATGAGCTTCAATAAGGATGAATATTTCGTAGGATATCTACCGAGTATAGATTACTTGGTATCTGATATCTTTAACACGAAAGGTGCGGTTCCTGTAGTCAAAGTAAAAGTTACGGAAGATAAGCTTCTAAAAAAAATAATAAAATATCTCTTGCTAAGAAGAAAGGCATATAAATCAAACTTGATAATGTCTTATAGCCTATTCTGGTATATCTTTCAGATAGTATTGATGACTAAATCTAAGAGTTTTATTCATGCCGCTACTCTGTATGATAACAAGCGCAATAGAGCAATTTTATTAGGTGGTACAGGCGGCTGTGGTAAAACTAGCACCGCATTAGAGATGCTTGATGATAGTCGTTACAGCTATCTTTCGGAAGATTTCTCAATTATAAATCTTGAAGGACAGACATTTTTTAATCCTAAACCAGTTTCAGTTTACTGTAGCGATATTGAGCATGGCTCAAAAATTTTAAATGATTTCAAATGTAGCTTTAATTTTACAAAAAAATTAGAGATTTTCCTTAAAAGATCAATTTTTAGAAAAAATCCTATTTTTAAAGTCAGCCCTCAGAACCTGTTTGGCGAACGATTATCAATCTCAGGACAGTGTAGTTATGCGTTTTACGTCATCAGGAGCAACGTAAAATCTCCAAAGCTAAAAGATTGCACGCTTGATGAAATTGTTGACAGGTTTGTTGAATCATCAATCAGAGAATTAAAAACTTACACCGAATTATCAAACTTAATTTTAGCGAATGACCTGCTGAATACAGGAGTAATTTCTTATTCAGTATTAAAAGAAAATATGGAGGAGATATACCGCCAGTTTTTAAAGAAAACAGAATATAAAATTTTGTTACTTCCTCATAAAGTTTCACCAAAGGAAACAATTAATTTCCTTGAAAAAGAGAAGTTTCTATAAGTTTATATTGAAGATGACGCTCTCAAATATCGACACGGTTCTCAGTGAAAATAAAATTAAGCTTACATCACTTTTGAAAGTAAAAGATGGAGGCACATACTTTATTCAAAAGAAATGCTCGCCAGATTCACCACCGCACATTAAATCTAGCTTTGAGCGAGAAACAGTCATCTATAATCTTAAGCCTCTTTGTGCACCTAAATTATATGATTCATGTCAATACAGTATTCTAGTTGAGTATATTGATGGTGAGACCTTGGGAGATATTTTGTTTCGAGGAGATTTTACCTCCTCGAACCTGCCATTGTTGTTTAGAGATGCTATTACTTTTTATAAAAGTTTGGGAAATCGAGAAGGGTGTAAAAATTTCAAAAATTA is a genomic window of Methylophaga thalassica containing:
- a CDS encoding MarR family EPS-associated transcriptional regulator, producing MISDEYRYKILKLIEANPEISQRQIAKALGISLGKTNYCLKALMEKGLLKVKNFHNSQNKMAYLYKLTPSGIEEKANVTSRFLKAKIREYEILKIEIETLKEESINSLIK
- a CDS encoding cytidylyltransferase domain-containing protein encodes the protein MNHQPNILVVIPARGGSKGIPRKNLRSLAGRPLIFYSIRNALASSFLVDVYVSSEDEEILSISEKFGAKVLKRNDEDAQDVVTLDPVIFKAYKQAEAIEKKQYDIIVTLQPTSPLLSAKSLDEALSKLINTPEIDTIISAVNDTHLTWKIENNAYKPNYLKRVNRQELSPLFKETGGFLITRAKNISQSSRIGEHVDLSLLSDKESIDIDSYADWGLCEYYLKRKKLLFVVSGHMKIGLGHVYNTLLLANDIVEHEVLFLVDDESQLAFDKISSKNYPVVMQVESDIVEDIKKLNPDVVINDRLDSSHDYMKALKALGIKTINFEDLGDGAQLADLVINAIYPEREILPKHFFGHKYFILRDEFILTPKRKVSEYVKKVLLTFGGVDPNNYTSKVIQAIQPYCRKMNIEITVVAGFGYSDYESLEAFKDIQIIRNTMNIAELMQDADIIFTSAGRTTYEVAAMQVPTIVMAQNERELTHLFANAEHGFINLGLGTEVGNEKITEAFSSLVENYSSRQYMSKLMAKADLTAGRQRVLKLVHQIVEHA
- a CDS encoding N-acetylneuraminate synthase family protein, translating into MNILEVFRSVDPHAPQLHPPYVIAEAGVNHEGSMDIAKRLVDEAKEGGADAIKFQTYKADTLASKHSPAYWDTSKEPTLSQHELFSKHDKFWKKEMVELKKYCDTADIEFMSTPFDIESADFLNDLMSVYKISSSDITNKPFIEYISKFNKPIILSTGASHLWEIQEAVSWIEMNGNPLALLHCVLNYPTPDENANLGMILGLKHAFPDKLIGYSDHTLPKGMKVCEMATLLGSVIIEKHFTHDKTLPGNDHYHAMDKNDLMLFRKNLELVFNVVGEFRVKALSEEESARHNARRSLVATREIPAGKTIEKADLTFKRPAHGISPRLINEVIGKTAKRNINEDTVLTWGLFDEC